The following DNA comes from Cyprinus carpio isolate SPL01 chromosome A4, ASM1834038v1, whole genome shotgun sequence.
GTTCAGCAGCTAGTTTGTCTGCTTGGGCCTGCTTTGCTTCTTCCAGCGCCATGTCCAGCTTCCCTTTACATGTTGAAAGTTCAGATGCAATACTTTTTCTGTCTTGCATAATCTTTGCAATTTCCAAGCGTGCTGCCTCAAGCTCTGCACTCACCTCATCTCTTCCCAAAGTCAATGACTTAAATTCTTTAACCAGTTCACTTATCCTTTCCTGGTACTCAATGCAGTCTTTCTGTAGCTGACGAACTTCCATTTGCTTCTCCCTCAGCAGCTCCTCAAGTTGACGTGTCCTATTTTGACTACCTTCTTTAAACCTCTGTGCTGATTTCAACTTCTGCTCCAGCTCTCTTTGTTTGCCTGCCTCAGCCTCTGCTCTTTCTCGTTGGGCCTGCCTCATGTCCTCTTCCATCCTGGCTGCCCGGTCCCTCTCACTTGCCACCTCAGCCTCCAGCtcagccctctctctctccagtttCTCCAATTCCTTCTGCATGTCTGTTAGGTGATCACGACTGTCAGATGCCTCTTGCTGGTAGCCCGCAATGCTGCCATTGAGCTGAGCCAGCTGGTTCATTAACTGCTCCTCCAAGTCATCCCTTTCAGCCTCTAGGCTAGTGCGAAGTTCTTGCAGTTGGGTCTCTTTCTTAGAGAGCTCTTCCTTCTGAAGACCCTCTCTTTCTAAAGACTCCTGTAGGTTCTGCTTGAGGAAAGCAAGCTCTGCATTAAGCGTTGACTCTTGCTTGCTTCTGGATTCCATGTGATCTTCAagagcagcttcaagttcctttATTTTATTCTCTGCTGTTTTGAGAGAGGCTTCCAGTTCCTTGAGCCTCTCCTCTGTTTGAGCTGTCATCTCAACGTTTGCTTGCACTTCTGTGACTTCTTGTTCAAGAGCAGTACCAATGGATTCCAATGGCTCTTGAATTTCACTTAAATCAGGACTTCTCTGCTGTGTGACAACTTTAACTTCATGAATAGCTTCCACGGAGCATGTGTCCAGGGTCTCACTGCCCTTTTTGTCAATTTCCTCAGCCAAACGCTGTCTCAACTCCTCAGCTTCATGCTCCAAAGAGTTTTTTTCATCCATAACgatattgtaatttgttttcaaGGTCTCAAACTCTTTTTTGACTCTCTCAAGCTCTTGTTTCAGCTCAGTTTCTTTGTGTTTGgtcaatttcttctcttcctgcTCCCGAAGCCTTTCATTTTCTTCCTCTAGATCCATAATCTTCTGATGCTTAACCTTGGCAAACTTTctcattttttctttcacaaCATCCACCTCCTTCATAGCTTCCCCAGCTAATCTCTCAGCCTCTTGTCTGGCTGCCTCATGAGCTCGAGCCTTGCCTGCTAACTCCTGCCTCTCCTGTCGAGCAGCTTCAAGCACTCGTCTCACTCGTTCAGCCTCATCACTCACATTTTCATATGACTTAAGGAGGGATTCATACTCCTCTTTCATGCTTTGCACCTTTTCTTCCAACTGCCTGCACGCTTGTTCGGATTCCTCTTTGGTACTCTCTGCTTGACGTTTACATGCATCCTTCTCATTCAAAACACCCTCCATAGCAAGTTTAAGGCTCTCACAggaggcatgcaaactttggttTTCCAACAAAGTTCGATCCACCTCCTCAATTAACTTCTCCCTTTCTTCTTTTGCCTTGTTCAGCTCCAACTCGATTAACTCCAGCTTCTGTTGTAGCTCTAATTTGATCTTCTCAGCAGCAGCCTGTTCCTCCTTCAGCACCTGTTTCTCTTTGAGTGCTTCCTTACGTGACACAAGAGCAGCCTGCAGTTTACGTTGAAGCTGTTGGAGTTTGGCACTATTATCCTTCTCTTCTTCCTCGCGTTGTGGCATTTCTGCTTCCAGTTTTTGAGCTCTATCTTGCTCAGCTTTAAGCCCTTGTTGTAGGGAAGCAATCTGCTGATCTTTCTCCAGAACCGTTGCCTGCATCTTAAGTAAAAGAGAACTTTGTTCACTAAGCTGTTGGCTTAAATCAACAATCTCATCATTCTTGTTTTTGAGAAATTGTTTAAATTCTTCCACTTCTGACTGAAGTGCTTTGACTGGGGACTCAGCATCAGAGATGCTTCTTTTAGCTGCTTCCCAAGCCTCATCCACCTCCGCTTTCAGCTTTGCTGCATGAGTTTCAGATCTCTGACATTTCTCCCTAAGAGCTTCCATTTCCTCAGTGAGAGCATCAATCTGCCTATCCTTTTCTCTCAAGGCTTCAAGTTCTTTGCAAAGCTCTTTGAATTTGCTATCAGTGAGTGATTGAGAGGATTGGCTCTCTTGTAGTCGCACCTCTAATTCCACACGAGCAGCTTGCTCAACTCTTAATTCCTCCTGGAGAGCATTTATAATTTCCTCATGATCTTTTACCACAGGCGGTTGAGTTTGCTCACCAGGTTTATTATGTTGTTGTGACTCAGTCTCAGCAAAATCCACCCAGTCCTCCTGAACCCAATCGTTTGTCTCTGGTTTCTCCAAATTCTGTGTAGCAGACCCAACATTCCTCTCCACATCTACACTCACAACTTTATCTGTATCCTTCTTTGATTCTAGCAGTCCCTCAAGTTCCATAATACGATTCAACAATccaattttttctctctcttcagttTGGAGGCGTTCAAAAAGGTCACTATACTCCTCTTTCTGTTGTTTCATCTGATCAAGATGATGGCGATCGTTCTCTTGAGCTTTCACAACAGCGTCCTCATAAGCATCAGTAGCTTCCTGAAgctttttatgcaatatttcaatgTCAGATTCCATGGAAGCTATCTGTGAAATTAGCTTATTTTTGTCCACCTGTGACATTTGTTGTTCAGTTAGTTGTACATACTGCTCCGTCAAATGTTGTATTTCTGCACGTGATTCAATCAATGCTTGATCTTGGTTACTGATTTTTTGTTGCAGACTTGTTAAGGtctcttcttttaaatttaaGTCATCTCTGGTCTCTTGCAACAAAGCCTCAAGTCTctgtatttctttctctttttccttaatttcatttttgaattgaAGAGTTGTTTCCTCATCTATTTCCTTTTCTTCCCTGCTGTCAGCCTCCTTATCAAAGTCTGCAACTTTTTTTAGCAATTCCTTCCGCTGTATCAGAGCTGCCTGCAGCTTTCTCTTGACCTGTTCTCCATCTTTCTTCATGGCAGCCATTTGAGTATTCAGGTCCTCCTTCTCCTTTCGTAAAGCAACAAGCTCCTCACATTCTGCTGTTGTATCCTCTTTGATTTTCTGCTGGTCATCCTTGACACTCTCAAGTTCATGTATTTGCTCTTTTAGCTTTTTGACTTCACTGGATATTGCAAACTTTTCCTCTCCAGCCTGGAGTAGTTTGGCAGTCATGCTATCACTGAGTTCCATCATCTCCTGGTCTTTCTGTGAAAGACACTTTTGTAGATCTTCCAGCTCAGCAGTCCTGTCAATGAGAGCAGTTTTTGCCATATCAGCCTCCTGAGAGACCTGCACTAATCTGCCCTCCATGTCCAAGAGCTTCTGTTCCAGTTTGGAGGTAGTGAGCTCTCTGTCCTCCAGTTGAGCAGCTAGCATTCTAGCTTGACCTTCTTGTTCAACAAGTCTTAGATGAACTTCATCAAGGCTTGCCTGTAAGGCTTTCAGCTTATCATCTTTAGAGAGAACCTCTTCCTGCGAGTTTTCAAACTGCTCAGCAACATTTTGCCTTTCTAATTTTTCTTGCTCAAACAATGCCCTAACTTCAATGAGCTCTTTCTCGTATATATTTGCCTTAGACTGAGCCTCATTTTTGGAATCTGTAAGTGACTTCAATGCTTCCTCCAGCTGGAAGACGCTCTCCTGTGATTGTAAAGCGGAGTCTTTCAACTGCTGAAGTTCTCCCAGAAGTTCACTATATCTTTTCTGAATCTCTTCTGCCAAGACCTGAGCAAAAGCCTGACCTTTGCTTGAATCTGTATTTAGCAGACTTCCCTCCTGTTGTAGATGTACCTGCACAGTTTCATGGATAACTAAAGATGGTGATTCAATATCAACTATGCAGCTTGCAACATGCTCTTCACAGGTCTCTTCCCAAGATTGCGTGGATAAGCGTAGTGAGGCAAAGTCCTGAATTTGGGGTGCCCACTCTTGAGTGCCATCTTGGTTGACTGCTTCTAGAAGAGTCCAGCTACTATGAGCCACCTCTGAGTCACTGCTTGTCACCATCTCATCCGAGGAGGTACCCTTTGATTCTCCAGGAGACTCAGGCTGAGGTGCTATAAGCTCAGGGCTACTCTCATTGCCAGCAGAGACCGATAGAACAGATGTGTCTACTGCCACAAGTGTTGTCTCTTCCTCTTGTGTGCCCTCAAGAACATCAGATAGAGCTGTAGTGTTATCATGCAACCCAGCGATATCTCTTCTGCTTGCACTATCAGCACTTTCTTCCACTGGAATACTTTTGCTTGTGGTGAGTGACAGTTTTTCTTTGAGAGCAAAGAGTTCCCTTTCTCTGTCTGCAAGCTGCTGCTCCAAAAACAGTATCCGATCTGTCTGTAATTTGTTTTCTGAACTATATCCATCTCCACTGTTATCTGAGAGTAGCATTtgtgagaagaaagaaaaatcataagACAACCATGTGCAAATcatcaaataactaaaaattaagcATGCAAAAcgtattatgtaaataaaaataaacacattgtttCAAGAACAGATTCTTaacttcatgtttttgttttgtgttttgaatggGGGAACCAGTCTTTCCGGTTGTCCTAACTAATATCTTAACATTAGAAACAAGCTTACAAACCACAATATTAAAAGGCATGTTCTCTACCAGAGAGCAAGGCTATTATGGAAGAACATGGGACTGCTGTCACTGAAAGAAACACTGCAGTTCAAAGTACATTTAGCTACACAAGGGCAAACATTAAACTCACCCTGGTGTGCCCTGTCCAAATCCCTCACAGACAGGTCAGCCACATGATCACGTAATGACTCACCAGTAACCTAGGAAAGACAAGTCCCAGTTACAACAAATGGTATGCTTACACTAATGCATGCTTACTGAGAGGGTACTGGTTTATTTAACTGTAATAGCATTTCAATGCTATTACAGACCATACCTTTATTAATGCTTCATAATTATGCCCTTATATGTGGGGGCCAGtaatcaaaacaaatgaagaaattcGAGAGGATTATGATATCTCTGACCTGATAAGTTGTGAGACAAACCGTCTAGGCATTAATGTCACCTTGTGTCTGTCGCACCAGACACAGCTTGCGCTATATACATCCAAATGTGTTTGCCATTCAGACACAAACTTATTCTGTGCACCATCTCCATTGCATTAATCATTTTTTGCCCTGGTCATTAGGTGCAAATACTAAATCTGATCAGGAAAAGTAACAGCAGAGCTCTGTACAACAATCCATACAATTTTAAGCATCATTCATGTCCATAGCATAAATAATGCAGGACAGATTTAATACCaagaaacaaatactttttttgaacACCTAAGTATGAGTGAAAGTAGCTCTTATTAATTGCTTTCAAAGCACTCATAAGTTCAAATaacaagaacaaatatttatcagtgttaatgtttaaAACTCCATCATATTTTGCAATCCACCTACCTGAACAGTGAGAAGTTGTTCCTCTAATTCCCGTATCCTAGCAACTGCTTCCTCTCTCTCAGCTGTGCTCCTATCCAGTTGACCTAAAGCATCAGGCGCATTAAGACATAATTACTGTCTGATCATAGTACAAACAATTTGCCCTATGTTGTGGCATTGTTTGATAAAATGCTTCCAAGGACAGTTTACTCAGACCAcaaaaactgctttaaactttGTTCTCCTGGGCTGTTTACCTTGCAGAGATTGTAGAGTGAGTGTGATCTGGGACAAGCGTGCTTGACTCTCCTGCTGTTCCTCTGTAAGGTTGCTCAGCTGAGCTTCTACAGCAGGTAACACCTCTAAGAACTGTGCAGGGTCGGTAGGAATGGCTATTTCCACCTCTGCCTCCCCAGCAGTTGTCAAATTCTGAATCCCTCTCCAAAGTTTCTCCAGTGCATCCTTGGCTTGCAGTGCTGCTTTCTGTTCCTCTTTATTGGCATCCAGCGTCTCTCTTAAGGACTCAAGCTCTTTTTGCATCTGTGCTAAGTGATCTTCTTCACTCTTAGATTCTTCTTCCCTTACTCTATCCACTTCATTGAGCTTCTCCTGAAGATGATGAAGCTCTTCCATGCGACTTGCCAACTCCACCTCTAGCTTCTTTGTCAtttcctctttctgtttctcaGCAAGTTCCAGACAGCTTCCTTGCACGCTGGCCGGCTCCGTCTCAAACCTTGTTTGTCTCTCTTGTGATGTCTccagtctttctctctcctcaGCTCCAAGTTTTTCTCTCAGTTCATCCAACTCTGTGGTCTTTTTCAGTAACTCAGTATTGAGAGCACTGATGGTCTGCTCTTTTTCACTTTCTGTTGTTTCTGATCTGGCTTCTAGAGATACTTTCATGTTGGCCAGCTCTGCCTCAAAGCTAGTTTCTCTCTCCTTCATTTTCTCCAGAATTTCTTCCCTCTCTCTTTGCCCAGATTCAAGTTTTGCTCTCACTTCATCCAACTCTGCTGTCTTTTTCAGTAACTCAGCATTGAGGGCACTGATGTTCTGGTCTCTTTCATTTTCGGATGCGTCTAATCTAGTTTCTAGAGATACTTTCATGTTGGCCAGCTCTGCCTCAAAgctagtctctctctctttcattttctccaGAATTTCTTCCTTCTCTCTTTGCCCAGATTCAAGTTTTGCTCTCATCTCATCCAACTCTGTGGTCTTTTTCAGAAACTCAGCATTaagttcttctttctctctttcagcaGATTCAACCTTTCCTCTCATTTCATCCATCTCTGTGGTCTTTTTCAGCAATTCAGTGGCGGACAGTTCTCTCTCAATCTCTGAAGCCTCTAGTCTGGCTCTAAGAGTCTGGAGTTCTTCCTCAACACGCATTGCCCACTGCTgcctctcctcttctctcagtCTCTGGGCTTCTGCCAACTCCAACTCCATCTGCCTGAACTGAGTAGTCAGAATCTGTACAAATGAAACATTCGTCATGTTTATAATCTTGCTAAAGGGTCTTTAATCTTAAAAAAGATTTTAGTCCAACCAGCTGTGAACACAGCATGCAACAAGAAATTCTGTTGGTTACTTAGATTCTATTTTTAAATCACACTGCTGGTTATATCTACCCTCAGTGAAATCTCACTGGTtgaaaatcacaagaaagatgtaTGTTgctaaggaaaaaaaatctcttaattgACTGTGATTATTCGTAACTTATTTTGCTTTCAAACATTACAAGGAAACAGTGTAAACCTTTATATGTTGTGCTGACCTGTTTCTGCTGGTCTGCACTGTTGAGCTCCTGCTGCAACATTTCTAGGACTTCTGAACGAGAACGCAAGGACTCCTCCAACTCCTCTATGCGCTGCTGGGATGCACGAAGAGCCTGTAAAAGAATACATTGGATTAGAGCAAAACAGAACCATGTGTATTGATAGACATCCTAAAAAAGCTACagggtttgatttgtttttttgtcatgcatGGTGTAGAAACAGTGTTAATCCACCCATTCTTTCTTAATTCCTGTCCaacaacatgaacaaaaacataagaTGAGTTGGACGCTGCTCATAGAATGTGGAAATGCATGTACCATGCAAGACAGCTTACATCAAAATTGCCATGGTAACATGATGAGCTATGATTTCATGCATTATAACAACACACAAATATAGCTACAACACCTCAGGGTATCCCAAAACAAAAATCCAACAAATATAGAAACAGCAAGACAATGTTACTCCCCATCTTACATCTTTGTTTACTGATgcataatgtttgtgtgtgtatattttcttataatagtattgtttatttattgattaaagaTTAACCTAAGCTCATGACACACtattaatcacatttatttctTTACCATAATATCAAAGTGGACTCTGTTTTTCGAACatgaaaaatgcaaacatgagAAATGCAAACACACCTGCTGTAAGTCAGGGTCATTTGAAGCTTGTGTGAGATTGAGGAGTTCCTGCTCATGTTTGAGTATTTGTTCTTGAAATCGCACATCTTTTTCCTTCACCACAGTCTGCAGAAATTGGATCtggatgacatttaaaaaaaataaaacagtggatACAGTCTTTGAGAGTGAAAGTCTGAGATTagtttattacagaaataaaacaatagcGGCAAAAGAACTGACCATCATATGACACattaaaagatgtgaacagaataaGCACTTATTCAGGGTGCTTAAATGAATAATTGGACCTGCGAACACACCTGCTCTGCATGACCTTCCTCTCTCACACGCTGTTCAGCTTCCCAGAGCTGATGTTGGAGGGTCATGTTGGCCGACTCTGCCTGACTGAGCTTTTCTTTCAGCTGCTGGAGTTCCTCCTCCACTCCGGGAGCCATTTGGAAGGAGCTCTCTGAATtctaaacaaacatttcattttcataccGCCATTCAGAAAACTTTAATTCATTTGGCAATCTCCCATATTTATTACACATCTTCTTCGGGGAGCGTAAGATGAATACACTactaataacaattatatttagTTAGCACACTATAAAAACCTATCCAAGTCCACTTCAcgctaaaaataacaaatatgtcAGCTTGTCTCTTCACCTGACTGCTGTTGAATGCATCTTGTCCTTTCAGCTCATTGAGCTGTTTGTTCAGGGCAGCCACCTTGGCTTTGGCCTGCAGTTTAAGCTTTGTAAACTTGACTTCTGCCTGTTCTTTCTCCTCCTGTGCGAGAACAAAAACAGCCGCAAATGCAAAATCAAGCTTCAGACGTGTTGACATTCATGATCTTCTTGTTTGTTCTATTCTCGTTATGCAAGTCCACACCTTGAGCTGTTTTTCAGTGCTGGCGAGCTGGCTGTCCTTCTCTCGAATCAGCTCCTTCAGCTGAACCACCAGCTGTTCGGTCTGGGCCAGCCTCTCCAGGACCTCTTCTGAGCCCTCCGGGGATGCTTCAGCGTCAGGCTGAGGCTGAGGCACCAGACCATCCTGCTCCAAAGACAACATTCAAAAATTAGAGCGTGCTCTCTAGATGGTTAAATCACTCCCTCCCAACcgcatgttaaaattaaatattaaattcaccctattttccaaatgcatgttactgtgaacaattcatccatgtatGTGTTTCATTTCACACCGCTTCTCATCTCCCTGCACTGGTGCTGGCCTACAAAGATCCACTCTCTCCTTTGAGTCTACATCCAAATGGTGTTATCTTAGCACTGTTCTTGTTTGTCTACTTATGCTTGTATTATTCTTAAGGCTTATTCACGCCAAGAACAATAACTgtaaagataactataatgataactacatTAGCATTCGCTGCAGTTCTGTCGTCTAGCatttttaaatgctcaagctctttaaagtgggatggattttgattgtttttcttctctcataagccgaaaaaaaaaaaaaacattctgaaagtgattcctaTGATATTGTTCGTCTGTGATGTTATTGCTATAGTTGTTTtatggactctgctattcttttaaatttagaacgactatatgtttattgttatagttattgtctttggtgtgaacgggcctttagtgctgcttttaagatgtttttttgttttattgttaatgcaatta
Coding sequences within:
- the golgb1 gene encoding golgin subfamily B member 1; the protein is MFSRLTQGVSSVLQELSGEERSDGDFQDGLVPQPQPDAEASPEGSEEVLERLAQTEQLVVQLKELIREKDSQLASTEKQLKEEKEQAEVKFTKLKLQAKAKVAALNKQLNELKGQDAFNSSQNSESSFQMAPGVEEELQQLKEKLSQAESANMTLQHQLWEAEQRVREEGHAEQIQFLQTVVKEKDVRFQEQILKHEQELLNLTQASNDPDLQQALRASQQRIEELEESLRSRSEVLEMLQQELNSADQQKQILTTQFRQMELELAEAQRLREEERQQWAMRVEEELQTLRARLEASEIERELSATELLKKTTEMDEMRGKVESAEREKEELNAEFLKKTTELDEMRAKLESGQREKEEILEKMKERETSFEAELANMKVSLETRLDASENERDQNISALNAELLKKTAELDEVRAKLESGQREREEILEKMKERETSFEAELANMKVSLEARSETTESEKEQTISALNTELLKKTTELDELREKLGAEERERLETSQERQTRFETEPASVQGSCLELAEKQKEEMTKKLEVELASRMEELHHLQEKLNEVDRVREEESKSEEDHLAQMQKELESLRETLDANKEEQKAALQAKDALEKLWRGIQNLTTAGEAEVEIAIPTDPAQFLEVLPAVEAQLSNLTEEQQESQARLSQITLTLQSLQGQLDRSTAEREEAVARIRELEEQLLTVQVTGESLRDHVADLSVRDLDRAHQDNSGDGYSSENKLQTDRILFLEQQLADRERELFALKEKLSLTTSKSIPVEESADSASRRDIAGLHDNTTALSDVLEGTQEEETTLVAVDTSVLSVSAGNESSPELIAPQPESPGESKGTSSDEMVTSSDSEVAHSSWTLLEAVNQDGTQEWAPQIQDFASLRLSTQSWEETCEEHVASCIVDIESPSLVIHETVQVHLQQEGSLLNTDSSKGQAFAQVLAEEIQKRYSELLGELQQLKDSALQSQESVFQLEEALKSLTDSKNEAQSKANIYEKELIEVRALFEQEKLERQNVAEQFENSQEEVLSKDDKLKALQASLDEVHLRLVEQEGQARMLAAQLEDRELTTSKLEQKLLDMEGRLVQVSQEADMAKTALIDRTAELEDLQKCLSQKDQEMMELSDSMTAKLLQAGEEKFAISSEVKKLKEQIHELESVKDDQQKIKEDTTAECEELVALRKEKEDLNTQMAAMKKDGEQVKRKLQAALIQRKELLKKVADFDKEADSREEKEIDEETTLQFKNEIKEKEKEIQRLEALLQETRDDLNLKEETLTSLQQKISNQDQALIESRAEIQHLTEQYVQLTEQQMSQVDKNKLISQIASMESDIEILHKKLQEATDAYEDAVVKAQENDRHHLDQMKQQKEEYSDLFERLQTEEREKIGLLNRIMELEGLLESKKDTDKVVSVDVERNVGSATQNLEKPETNDWVQEDWVDFAETESQQHNKPGEQTQPPVVKDHEEIINALQEELRVEQAARVELEVRLQESQSSQSLTDSKFKELCKELEALREKDRQIDALTEEMEALREKCQRSETHAAKLKAEVDEAWEAAKRSISDAESPVKALQSEVEEFKQFLKNKNDEIVDLSQQLSEQSSLLLKMQATVLEKDQQIASLQQGLKAEQDRAQKLEAEMPQREEEEKDNSAKLQQLQRKLQAALVSRKEALKEKQVLKEEQAAAEKIKLELQQKLELIELELNKAKEEREKLIEEVDRTLLENQSLHASCESLKLAMEGVLNEKDACKRQAESTKEESEQACRQLEEKVQSMKEEYESLLKSYENVSDEAERVRRVLEAARQERQELAGKARAHEAARQEAERLAGEAMKEVDVVKEKMRKFAKVKHQKIMDLEEENERLREQEEKKLTKHKETELKQELERVKKEFETLKTNYNIVMDEKNSLEHEAEELRQRLAEEIDKKGSETLDTCSVEAIHEVKVVTQQRSPDLSEIQEPLESIGTALEQEVTEVQANVEMTAQTEERLKELEASLKTAENKIKELEAALEDHMESRSKQESTLNAELAFLKQNLQESLEREGLQKEELSKKETQLQELRTSLEAERDDLEEQLMNQLAQLNGSIAGYQQEASDSRDHLTDMQKELEKLERERAELEAEVASERDRAARMEEDMRQAQRERAEAEAGKQRELEQKLKSAQRFKEGSQNRTRQLEELLREKQMEVRQLQKDCIEYQERISELVKEFKSLTLGRDEVSAELEAARLEIAKIMQDRKSIASELSTCKGKLDMALEEAKQAQADKLAAEQLVQCKEAELKADAERTLDEVRYRLGAELKQMELRLEKSYREREREEEATLEARSIAETADRHAQEMQARLDEALARLAAFSRSMSSLQDDRDRVLDEAKHWESRFHSELQEKEADVREAETHAKKLAEQLQRETTQKEELQNLLERMQKAEENLQLELSEAEKKHNKSLAALEEERGDLQQKLTLVETNLTQTRSQLTSLETEAEGLRHRTKALEEAVDKLQSDANEARAVIKERETEERRLCLRLEQLETDLASSKNLTDNLQAALDEKEKREMELLGEKEQAVTQAVEEARKDADGRAEMAEKELEQKREELRGLKEKLRKAEEDTFQSRAQLESFTKAMGSLQDDRDSVLSQYKQLEERHLQVMMEKDSLIQEAAAENNGLKEEIRALLSQRDDLNAENAKLAAQLRGYRNDLNQVLAMKDSQHKQILAAQVERISFLEREKQDFENQIQALVKDVAQGKVPPLEQENLSQASEGIVRVDKQEAPGAEVEKLREQLQAARKRITTLEETLESEKETQAVHSKELKELRWEGGVLRTEAETAEERVAELARDLLVMEQQLLEEREAASQLRAQNQSFGQAMASLQDARDQAIREAKELRLTALSASPPSGSKGEVWSLKNALAALQNDRERMLEQLDLQRSELDRLGSGELSGLTQALDDERRRAGEREEKIMAELRDRDAQMDIYKQELEMLRLERMDWQSQAELLKQQTLTTLSERDQRVRQLTAMLEEAQASKFRHEHTQRQGSLAVDAAPGGPLEHNEGYKAECIELQRRLDEELEQRLRVEEQLIAAQDRLKRYTKGEWQTASEAVMSETAVLIEPPEGTVTRTRSGPGLLRMLRAAFCSRQRTPLLVSLYLLTVHVLLLLCMGGYL